One genomic window of Arachis hypogaea cultivar Tifrunner chromosome 8, arahy.Tifrunner.gnm2.J5K5, whole genome shotgun sequence includes the following:
- the LOC112707891 gene encoding phospholipase D alpha 1, with protein sequence MVHLLHGKLDVSIYEIDNLQNPKGISANLGKKCLTQLRNIFLCQCQPEVLPLGLYATVDLDKARVGRTRMIDDQPTNPHWNEKFHIYCAHLISHIIFTVKQDNPIGATLIGRAYVPVEQLINGNIVDTWAEILDEQHHPIQGGSKIHVRIQYFDVKNDSNWCQGLKSPQFQGVPHTFFNQKSGCKVTLYQDAHVQDNFSRPMAPSERKFYEPARCWKDIYNAIIDAKHFIYITGWSVYTEISLVRDQNQRNSSIKLGELLKKKANEGVKVLMLVWDDRTSVPDFKKDGLMATHDQETEQYFKDTDVHCILCPRNPDDGRSIVQGFEISTMFTHHQKSVILDGQVEGEWKKRSVVSFIGGIDLCDGRYDTQEHPLFSTLNNVHHDDFHQPNFPGASIKKGGPREPWHDIHCKLEGPVAWDVMQNFQQRWEKQVGKILLFSSSMLDDFLVPQATSAKFNDEEGWNVQVFRSIDGGAASGFPEDPEEASERGLVSGKDNIIDRSIQDAYINAIRRAKNFIYIENQYFLGSSYGWKSSDIKVEDINALHLIPKELSLKIVSKIEAGERFSVYVVIPMWPEGVPESGSVQAILDWQRRTMEMMYADIAEAIRRKRIKAHPRDYLTFFCLGNREARRAGEYSPAEAPEPGSDYSRAQKARRFMIYVHAKMMIVDDEYIIIGSANINQRSMDGARDSEIAMGAFQPYHLASNNKQPKGQIYGFRLSLWHEHLGDTKDKRILLDNPESLECIKLVNNLADTNWDIYSKENFDEKRPFHHLMKYPIEVSNNGTITTLQGFEHFPDTNAKILGTKSDYLPPILTT encoded by the exons ATGGTGCATTTGCTGCATGGGAAGCTAGATGTGAGTATATATGAGATTGACAACCTGCAAAATCCTAAG GGCATAAGTGCAAACCTGGGGAAGAAATGTCTTACCCAACTCAGGAACATTTTTCTGTGCCAATGTCAACCAGAG GTTCTTCCATTGGGCCTATATGCAACAGTTGATTTAGATAAGGCAAGGGTTGGGAGAACAAGAATGATAGATGATCAACCAACAAATCCACATTGGAATGAGAAGTTTCACATATATTGTGCACACTTGATCTCACACATTATATTCACTGTCAAACAAGATAACCCTATTGGGGCAACCCTAATTGGAAGAGCTTATGTCCCAGTTGAACAACTCATTAATGGCAACATTGTTGATACTTGGGCTGAAATACTTGATGAACAGCATCATCCTATACAAG gtgGGTCTAAAATCCATGTTAGAATTCAATACTTTGATGTCAAGAATGATTCAAATTGGTGTCAAGGACTAAAGAGTCCACAGTTTCAAGGAGTTCCACACACCTTCTTCAACCAAAAATCTGGCTGCAAAGTTACTCTCTACCAAGATGCACACGTCCAGGACAATTTTTCGCGGCCGATGGCGCCATCCGAAAGAAAATTCTATGAGCCTGCAAGATGCTGGAAAGATATCTACAATGCAATAATTGATGCTAAGCATTTCATTTACATAACTGGTTGGTCTGTTTACACTGAGATAAGTTTGGTTAGGGATCAAAACCAAAGGAATTCAAGTATCAAACTTGGTGAGCTTCTTAAAAAGAAAGCAAATGAAGGTGTCAAGGTTCTAATGCTTGTTTGGGATGATAGAACTTCTGTTCCGGATTTCAAGAAAGATGGTTTGATGGCAACACATGATCAAGAAACAGAACAGTACTTTAAGGACACAGATGTTCATTGCATCTTGTGTCCGAGGAATCCGGACGATGGAAGAAGCATTGTTCAAGGTTTTGAGATTTCAACAATGTTCACTCATCATCAGAAGAGTGTGATTCTTGATGGCCAAGTTGAGGGAGAATGGAAGAAGCGAAGCGTAGTGAGTTTCATTGGTGGAATTGATCTATGTGATGGAAGATATGATACTCAGGAACATCCTTTGTTTTCCACTTTGAACAATGTCCACCATGATGATTTCCATCAGCCGAATTTCCCCGGCGCTTCCATAAAGAAAGGCGGTCCGAGAGAGCCGTGGCATGACATTCATTGCAAGCTAGAAGGGCCGGTAGCATGGGATGTTATGCAGAATTTTCAGCAGAGGTGGGAGAAGCAAGTTGGGAAGATTCTCCTATTCTCTTCTAGCATGCTAGATGATTTTCTTGTGCCTCAAGCAACCTCGGCGAAGTTCAATGATGAAGAGGGTTGGAATGTTCAAGTGTTTAGGTCTATTGATGGTGGTGCTGCTTCAGGATTCCCTGAAGATCCAGAGGAAGCTTCTGAAAGAGGACTTGTTAGTGGAAAAGATAACATCATTGATAGAAGCATTCAAGATGCATACATCAACGCGATTCGTCGAGCGAAGAATTTCATCTACATTGAGAATCAGTACTTTCTAGGGAGTTCATATGGTTGGAAATCATCTGACATAAAAGTTGAGGATATTAATGCTTTGCATCTTATACCAAAAGAACTTTCTTTGAAGATTGTTAGCAAGATTGAAGCAGGGGAGAGATTTTCAGTCTATGTTGTGATTCCAATGTGGCCGGAAGGAGTGCCGGAGAGTGGCTCGGTTCAAGCAATATTGGATTGGCAGAGGAGGACAATGGAGATGATGTATGCTGATATTGCTGAAGCCATTAGAAGGAAGAGAATTAAAGCACATCCTAGGGACTACTTGACATTCTTCTGCCTTGGAAACCGCGAGGCGAGGCGAGCCGGGGAGTATTCGCCGGCTGAGGCACCTGAGCCTGGCAGTGATTATAGTAGAGCACAAAAGGCCAGGAGATTCATGATCTATGTTCATGCCAAGATGATGATTG TTGATGATGAATACATAATCATTGGTTCAGCAAACATAAACCAAAGATCAATGGATGGTGCAAGAGACAGTGAAATTGCAATGGGTGCATTCCAACCATACCACTTAGCATCAAATAATAAGCAACCAAAGGGTCAAATCTATGGTTTCAGGCTTTCATTATGGCATGAACATCTTGGTGACACAAAAGACAAAAGAATCTTATTAGACAATCCAGAGAGTTTGGAATGCATCAAGCTTGTGAACAATCTTGCTGACACAAATTGGGACATATATTCAAAGGAGAATTTTGATGAGAAAAGACCCTTTCACCATCTCATGAAGTACCCTATTGAGGTATCCAACAATGGAACCATAACAACACTTCAAGGGTTTGAACATTTTCCTGATACCAATGCTAAGATTCTTGGTACCAAATCAGATTACCTTCCACCAATTCTCACCACCTAA
- the LOC112707889 gene encoding phospholipase D alpha 1, which produces MQHLLHGTLRVTIYEADKLQTGCNLDFCAKGTTHKGKRFLAQVKGCLLCRPEIVGRRLYATVDLDKARVGRTRMIGNQPSHPKWNETFQIYCAHTISQIVFTVKDGNPIGATLIGRAFIHSRELLQGHIVSRWLEILDDQDRFPLHGARIRVSVQFFAVTDHDYSTGITPSFNGVPRTFFNMRKGCKVTLYQDAHVLPGALPWIPLTVGRYYDEPPRCWEDIYNAIRNAKHLIYITGWSVYTEITLVRDKTTGPSVVTLGEILKERAEEGVRVLMLVWDDRSSVPQFKKDGLMGTHDQETEQYFRNTKVKCVLCPRNPDDGRSIVQGIQTSTMFTHHQKSVVVDGNVEGNNTKRGIISFIGGIDLCDGRYDTQEHPLFSSLNTVHRDDFHQPNFPGASIKKGGPREPWHDVHCKLEGPVAWDVLYNFEQRWEKQVGKNQNLLFTLDELDEIVVHPSEAAATLEEDRDSWNVQLFRSIDGGAVYGFPQNPEEVAELGLVSGKDNVIDRSIQDAYIHAIRRAKNFIYIENQYFLGSSYGWKSSDIQVEDINALQLIPKELSLKICKSIEAGQRFVVYVVIPMWPEGVPESASVQAILDWQRRTMEMMYSDIAESIKKKGIEAHPRDYLTFFCLGKREPKMEGEYVPTQQPEPDSDYIRAQNARRFMIYVHSKMMIVDDEYIIIGSANINQRSMDGGRDTEIAMGAFQPHQRVPRGTKPEGHVHAFRRALWYEHLGDPLALDEVFNRPESEECVKLVNHLAKKNWDLYTQDEFDVNTPLHHLLQYPVHVASDGTITTLPGFECFPDTKAHVLGSRSEYLPPILTT; this is translated from the exons atgcagCATCTGCTACATGGAACGCTTAGGGTAACAATATATGAAGCTGATAAGTTGCAAACGGGATGTAATTTGGATTTCTGTGCCAAG GGCACAACACACAAGGGGAAGAGATTCCTAGCCCAAGTCAAAGGATGTCTGCTGTGCAGGCCTGAG attgTTGGAAGGAGACTATACGCAACAGTTGATCTAGACAAAGCAAGAGTTGGAAGAACAAGAATGATTGGAAACCAACCTTCACACCCAAAATGGAATGAAACATTTCAAATTTACTGCGCTCACACCATCTCTCAAATTGTCTTCACCGTCAAAGATGGCAATCCAATCGGCGCAACTCTCATCGGAAGAGCCTTCATTCACTCCCGAGAACTCCTTCAAGGCCACATTGTTAGCAGATGGCTCGAGATTCTCGACGACCAAGACCGTTTCCCACTTCACGGCGCTCGAATTCGCGTAAGCGTTCAATTCTTCGCTGTAACTGATCATGATTACTCCACCGGGATAACGCCGTCGTTTAACGGCGTTCCTAGAACATTCTTCAACATGAGAAAAGGTTGTAAGGTTACACTGTACCAAGACGCTCACGTTCTTCCTGGCGCACTACCTTGGATTCCGTTAACCGTAGGGAGATACTATGATGAGCCTCCACGGTGTTGGGAAGATATTTACAATGCTATCAGGAATGCGAAACATTTGATTTACATAACCGGTTGGTCGGTTTATACCGAGATAACGTTGGTTAGGGACAAAACGACAGGACCTAGTGTCGTTACGCTTGGGGAGATTCTTAAGGAGAGAGCGGAGGAGGGTGTTCGAGTTCTTATGCTTGTTTGGGACGATAGATCTTCCGTGCCGCAGTTTAAGAAAGATGGGTTAATGGGAACTCATGATCAAGAAACAGAACAGTATTTTAGGAATACTAAGGTTAAATGTGTTCTTTGTCCGCGAAATCCTGATGATGGGAGAAGCATTGTTCAGGGGATTCAGACCTCAACAATGTTCACCCATCATCAGAAAAGcgtggttgttgatggcaatgtcgAAGGGAATAATACTAAAAGAGGGATCATAAGTTTTATTGGCGGGATTGATCTTTGTGATGGAAGATATGATACTCAAGAACATCCTTTGTTTTCGAGTCTAAATACTGTCCACCGTGATGACTTCCATCAACCGAATTTCCCCGGCGCTTCGATCAAGAAAGGCGGCCCGAGGGAGCCGTGGCATGACGTGCATTGCAAGCTAGAAGGACCGGTTGCTTGGGATGTGTTGTACAATTTTGAACAGAGGTGGGAGAAGCAAGTTGGGAAGAATCAGAACCTGTTATTCACACTTGATGAGCTTGATGAAATTGTTGTGCATCCAAGTGAGGCTGCTGCTACATTGGAAGAAGACAGGGATTCTTGGAATGTTCAGTTGTTTAGGTCGATCGATGGCGGCGCAGTTTATGGATTCCCACAAAACCCTGAAGAAGTTGCTGAATTAGGCCTTGTTAGTGGCAAAGACAATGTGATAGATAGAAGCATTCAAGATGCATACATTCATGCGATTCGGCGTGCCAAGAATTTCATCTACATTGAGAATCAGTACTTCCTAGGGAGTTCATATGGTTGGAAATCATCTGATATACAAGTTGAGGATATTAATGCCTTGCAACTTATACCAAAGGAGCTTTCACTCAAGATTTGTAAGAGCATTGAAGCAGGACAAAG GTTTGTTGTGTATGTCGTGATTCCGATGTGGCCGGAAGGTGTGCCTGAAAGTGCTTCAGTTCAGGCAATTTTGGACTGGCAGAGAAGGACTATGGAAATGATGTATAGTGACATTGCTGAGTCCATAAAGAAGAAGGGGATCGAAGCACATCCTAGGGATTATTTGACATTCTTTTGCCTTGGGAAGAGGGAGCCTAAGATGGAAGGTGAATATGTTCCTACACAACAACCTGAACCTGATAGTGACTATATAAGAGCGCAGAATGCTAGGAGGTTCATGATCTATGTTCATTCCAAGATGATGATAG TGGATGATGAATACATAATAATTGGTTCAGCCAACATAAACCAAAGATCAATGGATGGGGGAAGAGACACAGAGATAGCAATGGGAGCATTCCAACCACACCAAAGAGTGCCACGTGGCACCAAACCAGAGGGACACGTGCACGCATTCAGAAGAGCCCTATGGTACGAACATCTAGGGGACCCACTTGCACTGGACGAGGTTTTCAACCGCCCAGAAAGTGAGGAGTGTGTGAAGCTTGTGAACCATCTTGCTAAGAAGAATTGGGATTTGTACACTCAAGATGAGTTTGATGTTAACACACCACTTCATCACTTATTGCAGTACCCTGTACACGTGGCAAGTGATGGTACCATAACAACGTTGCCTGGCTTTGAATGTTTTCCGGATACTAAGGCTCATGTTCTTGGATCAAGATCTGAGTATCTGCCTCCAATACTCACCACCTAG